The Gloeocapsa sp. PCC 73106 genome contains the following window.
CGGGTCAATTTTTCGGTTGGTTGGCGATCGCAGTTGGTATCCTCGCTACTTTGGGAATTAGCCCTGTAGGAAGCATCTGGACGGCTTTAATCGGTTGGTTTATTCTCAGAAATGCTTCTGCTTCAGCAGCTTCTGCTAAAATACAAGGCAGATTAAACAAGTTCACAGCCGCTGACGCTGTACTTCCCAATAGCCCTATTGTTCCTGAGGATTTAACCCTGAGAGAGTTTGCTAATAACTATGTGATTGGACAAACTTCTTGGATGCGATTTCTCGTCACCAATCTTCAAGGGGATTTAGTAGGGGCGATCGATGTCAATGATTTGAAGAAAATTCCTACCTCTGATTGGAATAGCGTACAAGTTCGGGATATTCTCTCTCCTGTTGGCGACATGGAAACAGTACAAGCGGATCAATCTCTCCTAGATGTGGCTAAAATCTTAGAACAGAAGCAACTCAAAGAAGTATTAGTCCAAAACAACGGAAAATTACTAGGTTTAATCGAGAAAACCGCCATTATCAGCCTATTGCAAAAAACTAAGGCTTAAGCATGAAAATCTTGACCTGCGCCATACTTCCAAGCGTCCAATTGACGATGATAGTAGTACTGTTGGCGTGGGCTGAGATACTTAAGGAGGGGTGATACTGTTTGACCTAAAGGATATAAACCAGTGTACAAAGCTAGGTTAAGATAATGTTGACTCCAATCAATGAGGGTAGATAACCCCACTTGGGGAATAATCGGCAAGACCACTCTAGGATTAACTAAAGGTAGCGTTTTAGCTAAACCGGAAAACTGCACCACGTCCTGTAAAAATGGTTTGAGAACGTCGTCTCCTAGTTTATCCATCCCTTGAAATACTCCACTCATGAGTTGGTTGATTTGTTCGGGAGAAATGGATTGGTTGATTCTCACACTCATCGCGCGTTGAAACAACCAAGTAACGGAAACGTTGGGTTGATAGGGTTGTAACCAAGCTAAATCTCTTTGACTCAACGCATCTATTTTTAAAGCTTCATCGATACCTAGAGTCAGACGTTTTAAATGTCTCACCATCGCACCAAATCCCCCAAAACTGACAGGAGATTGCGCACCACTACTATCTCCAATAAAAAGGATACGATTCCAGGGACTTTTTAAAGGACTAGGACGATAGGAAGGAAAAAAGCCAGAGAGAAAGCGCTTAAATTCTAACTGAGATAGTTCTATTTGCTGATATTCTGGTAATAGACGCAGATATTCTGACATTAAAAATTCTAAACTAAAACGATCTGGATGCGCGTCTAGATAGGTAAATAAGTAAGTAGTGCGTCCATCTCTAGCGGGAAAAGCTTCCCAAAAGTATTGACATTGATTTTGAATGGGAGTAAAAGCGGCGATTAAGTCTCCCGTTTGATTCTCGGGATAACCCTTTGCACAACTTCCTACTACTAAACAGACTCCTTCGGGTTTTTCTCCTTTTCTAGCTTGTTGACTGATGGGGGAAAAATGTCCCATAGCGTCGATTAACAGACGGGTTTTCAGGATGTTGGTACCCGCATACACAGCAATACCGTCGGGGTGGGCGATCGCCTTCTGATAGGGGGTATTTTCTAATAAGGTTCCTCCGGAGTCTAGGAATTTCTGCTTTAGAGTTGCTAGGAGAAAAACAGGATCAACACCAATATTGAGCACGTCTCTTACCCATAATTGGTAATCTTTAGTAAAACTGATGCGTACTGGGTTAAATTCTGTGGCGATCGCTTGGGCTAATTCTTCATCTGTAAGTAACTCTAAATCTAAGAATACCTCTAATTCTGAACGGGAGATATTCCATTCCTGTTGTCTTCCTCGCAATATTCCCCTTTCTATCAAGGCTACACGCCAACCCAACCTTTGTAAAGCGGGCGCGATTAAAATTCCTAAGGTTCCTCCCGTCACCACTACATCCCAATCTACTTCGCCTAAATTGGTTTCACTCTTAGTCACGCTTTCGGGTATGGTTAACCTACCTTGTCTCAATTCTAGCCATTTTTGGTCAGATTTGCGTAAAGTTGTCAGATAATCACCCGGTATTTGCGTTAGTACTTCTTCTACTAAAGTCATATCAAGATAGCGGTATACAGGATCTTTGGTTATATTAATTATAGTCTGATCTCTTGTTATATTATGCTAAGTACTGAGTCAAAAGATTTGCTCAAACTTGTCACCTTTCTTCGTAAATACCTCATTAAATATATTCATAGTTATTTAAAAAACTATTTGGAACAGCCTCACCGCTTAAATCAAGTTAATCTTAATGCGGTTAATCTTAATTTACTAAATATCCAAGACTTTTCTTTACTCCATCATTATTTTCTCAAAGAAGTTAAAAGCTTTGAAGCGATCAGTGCAATTCAAGTCGGAACAGAATCAGGAGAATATTTTGGCATTGTTTTACTAGAAGATAATACTCCTACCGTAGAAGTTAAAACTTCTGAAATGCCAAATGATAAATATGTTTATGCGATTGATGAAAAAGGCGATCGCACAGAACAAGTTATCGGTATGGCTAAAAATTATGATCCCAGATTAAGGGATTGGTATAAAAAAGCTAAACTATATCAACAACCAGTTTGGAGTGATATTTACCAATATGCTAGCAACACTAGCTATCAGCTTGGTATGATGGCGGTTCATTCTATATTTAACTCTGAAGGTAAAATCTTGGGGGTTTTTGGTTGTGATGTAGCCTTGACTCATATCAGTCGTTTTCTTAATAAAATAAGTGTGGAAGCACCTGAGTTAATTTTTATCATAGAACCTTCGGAACTCTTAGTAGCAACTTCAGATATGTCACCCCTTTTTCTAGTTGAAGAAGAGAAAATCATTCGACTGAAAGCAACAGAAAGTAATAACCCATTATTAAAAGCAGCAACCCTTTATTTAAAAAAATACTTTGGCGATCTCGACTTAATTACTAATAGTCACCATTTAGAGTTCTCACTAGATAATCAAATGGTGTTTTTAGAACTAATTCCTCTCAAAGATAATTATGGACTAAACTGGTTGATTATTTTAGTTGCTTCTGAGTTTAACTTTATTAAAAATGTAGATGAACAAGTTAGAGGATCACTATTAAATTCTTATAGAGTTTTAGAAGAAGCTAATCAAGAATTAGAAAAACGAGTAGAAGAAAAATATAAGGAATTAATAAGTTCTCGGGAAGCTTTAGAAACAAGTGAAGAACGTTGGCAATTAGCTTTAAAAGGAACTAACGATGGTATCTGGGATTGGAATTTACAAACTAATGCCATTTTCTTCTCTGAACGATGGAAAACAATGTTAGGCTATCACGATTGGGAAATGAATAATAATATTCAAGCATGGGTAAGATCCATACATCCAGAAGATAAAATTAAAGTCAAGAAAGCAATAGAGACGCACTTAAAACACAAAAAAGATTCTTATATGTGTGAATATCGAGTCTTGTGTAAAGATAACTCCTATATCTGGGTTTTAGATCGCGGTAAAATTCTCTGGGATAAAGATAAAAAACCTCTCCGCATGATTGGCTGTCGTACCGATATTACCCTGCAAAAACGTGCCAAAGAAAAGCTAATTAAATATGCTTTTTACGATAATTTAACTCAATTACATAATCGCGCTTTCTTTATTAAGTATTTAGAAACACTCGAACTAAACAAAACTAAAAATTTTGCTGTTCTATTCATTGATTTAGACCGTTTTAAAATTATTAACGATAGTTTGGGTCATTTGGTAGGAGACCAATTATTAATTCAAGTAGGTAAAAGACTTTTAACTATTTTACGCCCTCAAGATGTTCTTGCTAGAATAGGTGGTGATGAATTCGCTATTCTTCTTAAGGGAATTAGCCAGATTTCTAAAGCAATATCTATAGTAAAAAAACTCTTAGCGGCGATAGGTGAACCCTTTGAAATAGAAGATAAACAGTTGATGATTGGTGCTAGTGTGGGAATTGCTTTAAGTACTAACCAAGTTTCTTTAATGTTGTTAGAACAAGCTGATATAGCCATGTATCATGCTAAGGGAAAAACCAACCCAAAGTACGTAGTGTACAATAATGAAATGCACATCAGTTTACTCAATAAGTTAAACTTAGAAATGGAACTAAGAAAAAGTATTCAAGATTCAGAAATACTTTTATACTATCAACCTATAATATCTCTTGCTACTGGAAGAATAGTTAGTTTAGAAGTATTAGTACGTTGGCAACATCCAACCCGAGGTTTACTCTTACCAGATGAGTTTTTGAATCTTGCAGAAGAATGTGGTTTAATTTTTCCCTTAAATGAATGGGTGTTGAATACAGCTTGTAAGCAAATGCTGACCTGGTTGAATCAAGGTATCATAAATGATAACCTGAGTATTAGTATAAACTTATTAGAAGAGCAAATAGGCATAGGAAACTCAAAAATAAAATTGGAACAAATTATTCAAAATATAGGTTTACCAGCTAAGAATGTTTCTTGGGAAATAACAGAAACAATAATTAAACAAAATACTGAGCAAATGATCGCTAGATTATCTCACCTGAGAAATTTAGGATTTAAAGTATATATTGATGATTTTGGTACTGGTTATTCGTCACTAGAAAGACTGCAAAATTTTCCAGTTGATGTTTTAAAAATAGATAAAGTTTTTGTTAAGAAAATTATCGAGGATAAAAAAGCTCGTCAATTTTTACAAGCAGTAATTAATTTAGCTCATAGTTTAGACCTAAAGGTTTTAGTGGAGGGAATAGAAACCAGTCAACAAGGAAAGATAGTGGAAAAGATGGGATGCGAATATGCTCAAGGTTATTACTTTTCTCGTCCCTTAAGTAATCAAGAAATTATCAGCGTACTAAAATTAAATTATGATGAAATCTGAGCGCGATTATGGTATTGATTTAATTCGCAGTCTAAGTGTGTTATATATAGTTAGTTATTGGCACCTCTTTAACTATACTGAAGCTTTTCGTGGTTATTATAATCCAGTAACTCATCATTTAACCAGGATTATTTTAGCTAGTTTTGTGTTTGTTTCTGGTTATTTAATCGCTGGTAGAAAATTAGACTTAAATTGGAAGAATATTGCTAGTTTTTGGCAAAAGAGATTAGTAAGGATTTATCCTCTTTATGCTTTAGCTTTGTTACTTTTTTATTGGTTTAATATTGCTCAACCTGATACTTTAATTAGAGCAGGTTTACTGATATCTATGTTTTTTCCTCCATCTCCTCCGACATTATGGTTTATTACCATGATTATGTTATTTTATGTTTTAGCTCCAATTTTACTCAAAAGTGTTGAGAATATTGGTGTATATTTGGGGTTAAACATATTACTCATGTCCTTGTTTGTATTATCTGGAGCCAGTTGGGAGTTATACGTTTTTTTCCCTAGTTTTAGCTTGGGTATATTATTGCGAACTAAGCTCGATTTACTCAAAAAACTCCAAAGAAAACAAGTCGTTTTAACAATAGTCTTTATCCTGCTTTATTGGTTCAATATTATTAACCAGAGCCGTGGATTTATAGATATATCGTTGCACGTTATTTTTCTTAACCTGGGGGCAATCTTATTTTACTTTTATAGTAATCAAGTTATGGCTAAAATTAGAAATAAAGCGATCGTTGGCTTCTTTAGCTATACCAGCTTTGCGATGTATCTATTTCATCGTCCCGTATTTACCTTAACTAAAAATCTGTTTTTTCCCCTAGGTGAAACAGAACAAGTGCTATATCTATTGATCGTATCTTTACCTTTGACTGTGGTGATAAGCTGGTCAATTCAACGACTGTACGATCGCCTGCTTCAATTATAGCGCGGAGCGCAGGGGAAAGGGTAAAGGGGAAAAATCCCGCCTATGCTACTATGGGTAGAGTTACAGTGAAAATTGTACCCTGATTTAACTTGCTTTCGACTTTAATTTGTCCTTGGTGATTATCAACGATCGCACTGACAATCGCCAATCCTAGACCAGCTCCCGTAGTTTGTGGACTTTCCTGTAAGTGAATGCGAGCGGAATCAGCGCGATAGAAGCGTTCAAAGATATGGGGGATAGCTTCTTCAGGGATACCGCAACCGCGATCGCTTACCCGAATCCGCACATAGTGACGGGAACCCTTTTTAATTCTTTCTAGTTGAACCGTTACCTGATCTTGAGTATATGCGATCGCATTACTAACTAGATTGGTAA
Protein-coding sequences here:
- a CDS encoding acyltransferase, yielding MMKSERDYGIDLIRSLSVLYIVSYWHLFNYTEAFRGYYNPVTHHLTRIILASFVFVSGYLIAGRKLDLNWKNIASFWQKRLVRIYPLYALALLLFYWFNIAQPDTLIRAGLLISMFFPPSPPTLWFITMIMLFYVLAPILLKSVENIGVYLGLNILLMSLFVLSGASWELYVFFPSFSLGILLRTKLDLLKKLQRKQVVLTIVFILLYWFNIINQSRGFIDISLHVIFLNLGAILFYFYSNQVMAKIRNKAIVGFFSYTSFAMYLFHRPVFTLTKNLFFPLGETEQVLYLLIVSLPLTVVISWSIQRLYDRLLQL
- a CDS encoding EAL domain-containing protein gives rise to the protein MEQPHRLNQVNLNAVNLNLLNIQDFSLLHHYFLKEVKSFEAISAIQVGTESGEYFGIVLLEDNTPTVEVKTSEMPNDKYVYAIDEKGDRTEQVIGMAKNYDPRLRDWYKKAKLYQQPVWSDIYQYASNTSYQLGMMAVHSIFNSEGKILGVFGCDVALTHISRFLNKISVEAPELIFIIEPSELLVATSDMSPLFLVEEEKIIRLKATESNNPLLKAATLYLKKYFGDLDLITNSHHLEFSLDNQMVFLELIPLKDNYGLNWLIILVASEFNFIKNVDEQVRGSLLNSYRVLEEANQELEKRVEEKYKELISSREALETSEERWQLALKGTNDGIWDWNLQTNAIFFSERWKTMLGYHDWEMNNNIQAWVRSIHPEDKIKVKKAIETHLKHKKDSYMCEYRVLCKDNSYIWVLDRGKILWDKDKKPLRMIGCRTDITLQKRAKEKLIKYAFYDNLTQLHNRAFFIKYLETLELNKTKNFAVLFIDLDRFKIINDSLGHLVGDQLLIQVGKRLLTILRPQDVLARIGGDEFAILLKGISQISKAISIVKKLLAAIGEPFEIEDKQLMIGASVGIALSTNQVSLMLLEQADIAMYHAKGKTNPKYVVYNNEMHISLLNKLNLEMELRKSIQDSEILLYYQPIISLATGRIVSLEVLVRWQHPTRGLLLPDEFLNLAEECGLIFPLNEWVLNTACKQMLTWLNQGIINDNLSISINLLEEQIGIGNSKIKLEQIIQNIGLPAKNVSWEITETIIKQNTEQMIARLSHLRNLGFKVYIDDFGTGYSSLERLQNFPVDVLKIDKVFVKKIIEDKKARQFLQAVINLAHSLDLKVLVEGIETSQQGKIVEKMGCEYAQGYYFSRPLSNQEIISVLKLNYDEI